From the Triticum urartu cultivar G1812 chromosome 4, Tu2.1, whole genome shotgun sequence genome, the window ATATACTATCCCAAGTTCCCAACAATTTCCAGGATGAATAAGATAAGAAGTAACTCCTGCTGATTTTGCAATCGCACCTTCATTTTTTTCTCAAACTGATGACGGTAACTTATATATTTCATCCAACAATCCAATGTTCTTTGTAAGTTCGAAATTGGTCAAAGTTGGAACTCCAAGGTAAGTTCTTCCTacttactccctccgtcccataatgtaagaagCTTTTTGACGCTAGTGTAGTGTTGAAAAacatcttacattatgggacggagggagtagtagataGCCTAGAGCCATTACATGCTTCTCCAAATAATCAAACAGAATAAAGTCTTGAATTTAAAATGTAGCTTCGCTGTTATGGTAAATCTAAATGGACCAAAAATGCACAAAATAGAATTCATCAAGACATTTGTTTTAAAGTTTACAAACTGAAGATGAAAAACCAGTAATATGTTTAGCAATGACCTGCTAAACGAACCGTGTATTAGAATATGTCCTGCTAAGTTTGGACGAGAGCATCCATGTAGCAGTAAGGTAAAAAAAAGAGCTTACACTGTCAATATCATTAGCATCTGCACCAGCCAGAACTAAGCACTTAATGATGTCAGTCGAGCCAGCAAGGGCAGCAATTATTAAGGGTGTATCTTTACCAATACCATCCACATCAGCACCAGCCTAACAAAAGATGACAGGTTATATACTTCACAAGAACAAACATACAAATTGCAATTCATCATTGTCATAACCATTTTAGGAAAATTACAGAAACTAAGTAATATAACCCTTTCTTTTCACATTAGCACAGTAACCTGTAAGTTGATGTGAGAAGATGACATACCTCAAGCAGGAGCTTCACACATTTTAGTGAGCACGCGGCAGTAGCAATAACAAGAGCTGTAGAATCAGTACCACTCAAAGCTATCTTATGCTGTTGGGAGATGCAGAAATTAGAAATTCCATATAACTACAGTCAGCATAAAATTTAAATAAGGGCTGAAGAACTACAGCTGAATCTgtatatatattaaaaaaatgtCATTGTGAGTAAATTAACATAATTAGCATGTACAAACATCGCAAATTAAATGAATTAGCCTCTCATGTTATctattttttgaggaaaatggaAGTTGTATTGCCGATGCATTTCAGAAGAGAAGCAAGTATAGTTGAGTTACAGAGAAAGGGATCATGGCTCCCAGTGGCCCTCAAAACAAACTTAAAATTACAGCTAATCAGACTCTGGATCAGGCTCGTTTTCCCCAAATGTGCTCCAGGAGATACGCGAGTGAGCCAACAGCATGTCCTGCTTGATTACTCCAAGCACATGATCCTCAGAGGAGACAATATTCTAAGTTATTTATGAAAAGGTGATATTAATCCTATTAATCCGTCTGGGAGAAGTACCTCTGACCATTCCCCAAAAATTCAAACGAAAGAAAGGAAGATCAAAAGAATGAGTCTCCAGCTCAGTAAAGTCAATGGCCAGACAAACGACAAAGGTCGAACTTAAAAGTCAAGCATGTTAAACTTCAACTTGCCAGGCTATGTCAAGCAAGAACAGTAGAAACTAAAAGCACTGTGTACATTTTATAGTTGGATTATGTGTATGCTGGAGAAACAGAGAGCATGTTACACTCAAGTCTCTGGACTCCACCTGGACACTGGTGGGACCATTGCAATAAAACAAGACAATTCAGCACTGAAAAGGAGACTACAGGTCGATGTGTATATTCGAGAAACTGAATTGGACAAAGAGCAGCAATTTCACTCATGTTACCAAGACAAGATACTATATATTGAGACTATGTTTGAAAACTGGAGCAGGTGAGATTAAATTAGAAGGAATGAAAACTGAAAAATACAGGTGTAACACACAAGAGCCAGTGACATGAAATAAATACAGATAGGAAAAAGTTGCTGGATAGGGCAACAAATGAAATAACTATTACTGTGGACTTAACCATTCTAAGGAAACTAGTTTGTAAAAAAGGAAAATATGAGAGTGGCGCTTACATCTGCATGGTGATCCAACAAAACCTTCACAATAATATCATCATGCCCATTATTAGCAGCAACATGCAGTGCTGTCCCACCATGACTTAGTCCATCAGGGTTAGCTCCTTTTGAGAGTAAGAGCTCTACTATGTCAACGTATCCTGGATACAAAGTAGAAAAATGCAAGATATTGTATATCACTATTCAACTATAGATACTTTGTTGTAACTCCTTGGTTGTAATTTAGAAGGCATAAATCAAGGCCACGAAATACATAGTCAATAGCTGGAATTGATGGAGTGCACAGAATTCAGACGCAACTGCAAGTTTAAACTTTTGAGACTTGGCTAAACTAAATTGACAATAGCATTGAAACATAAAAGGCCAGCTAGTTCTGTTCTGCATAATGTGATGTGTATAGGGGGGAAAGGAAGGACTTTTTACATATAGTGTATACCTATACGCCCTTCAACTATAAAGAATACCCAATCAGAAAAAATTACTGGATGTCTCACTGATATATGGCTCCTCACACAAACGCAGTACACATGGAGATGAAGAAGAGTTAGGAAAGATGAGTATGTGTAGTAGATACTTATGCGTAGAGATCCATGCTACCTTGATTGGTGGCAAAATGGAGAGGCGTATAGCCCTCGCTGTTGAGCTTCTCTGTATCAGCACCATGGTCGAGAAAGTAACACACCAAGTACGCATTCTGACGGCTAATCGCACAGGTCAAAGGTGTTTCGCCTGTCAGGGACAACAGAGCAGAGAAGCTTAGCAGAAACAAAATCAGCCCATCCAAGGAAACACCTACCTGGATGAACGAGAGCTACTCTCTAATCGACGAAAGCTACTCCCTACTTATTACGGAAAGGAAAGGAAAGGAAAGGAAAGGGCTTGAAGGAAGGCGACGCACCCATCGGGCCTACATCATCGACATCCAGCCGGATGTCCTCGACCAGGTAGCGGCACACGGGCAGGCTCCCGCCTAGGGCCGCCATGTGCAGTAAGCCTATGCATATGCCGTCCCTCACTGCCCCCAGCTTCTCGGCGAGGCGACGGCCTTCCGCCCCCCTCCCAGCACCCTCGCCGCCTACGTAGTAAAACGGATCGGCGCCAAAATCAGCACGGAAACAGACAAGAACCGGAAAATGGAGAAAAAGAATCGCCGGCGTATGGAGGTGCCTACTCTTGACGAGGCGGAGGTCGCCGTCGAAGGCTGCCTTGAGGAAGCCCATGTCGAAGGTAGGGTCGGCGGAGAATGGGTTGGGTTTCCAGAAGGAAGGCCGTCGCCGTCCAAGGCGGCAGGGGGTATGATAGGCGTCTGCGGCGCCATGGCGACTGGGTTGGTGGTAGGTAGGGTTTTAGCTAGACCGGAGCTGGAAAcgggggaagagaggaggaagacggCGTGGGCGGGAAAGGAGGGAGTGGAGTGGAGGCCGGGAGGACGACGCGTGCGACCAAGAGGGTAGAAAACTAGAAATGGAAGGCGAGCGAATTCCCCTGTAGCAGCACCGGTAGAAAACTAGAAATGGAAGCCAAATAACTAGTgttgtcttttcttttcttttttttttcttttttagaCAAATCTGCTTCTATTAAGTCGTCACAATGTTTACAAAGATGAAGAGAAAATCACCGGGTTGACCTAACCAAATATAATGGTCAACCCTTAAATGTAAAGCATGTGTCGCTGGATTGTGAGCCTCGAAATTCAAGCTCCTAAGCTCGTGAACAAAATTACACATGATAAAAACCCTAGAGTGCTCATGTATAATAGCTCCATAATTGGCTGAGCTTTGTTGCTTGATATCATCAATCACCATCTTGTAGCCGGATGCAATATGAATCTTTTGTAAATTTAGGTCTTTGACGAGAGCTAAGGCCTCTGGAATGGCCAACACTTCTAGTGTTCCAGGATGCTTAATGCCCATAAAAATAATCACCACAGCTCCCAAAGTAGCCACCATTATGGTCACGTCACACCGCTGCAACAACACCAAAATCCGAACTTCTCGCTACATATGCATCAGGCGAAGAGAGCCATTGTGTCGGTCTTGAGGATGGCATACATGTGATGATCACCCTCGAAGTGTCGAGAATCTGAAGATTTGTTTGAAAAGCTACTATAAAATAATGTGTCCAGAGGAGGCTATGAAAAATGTCCCTATAGATGGCTTTCCTCCTTGCTCCCCGGACTGCCCATAGAGTAAGCACCATGCGAATAAAATCGTTGTGGGACAATGTTTCATGCATAGTAAAAACCAAGCTCTTTATATTAGCAGCCTGGTTTTGGCATATTTGTTCTACCAGCCCGTTCTCAAATAAATTCCAAACGCTTCTTGCCATTGAGCAATCCATCAAAGCATGTCTCTAAGAATCCTCTGCTCTGCATAAAACGTAGGTGACCTAGGTGGACATATTTCTGTGTTAAACAAGATCCGTCGTTTTGCAAGACTCCACAAAAAGATACCCGCCCCTTCGCTGCTCCTCCACGCCACCAAAGACCAAGGCCATCTCGGTCCCCTACCACGACAAAGCACGCTGCTGGTGGTGATAGCCCACAAGTATAAgagatcgcaatagttttcgagggtagagtattcaaccctaatttattgattcgacacaagggaagccaaaTAATATTTGCAAGTagtagcagttgagttgtcaattcaactacACCTGGAAAACTAAATATCTACAACAGAGTGATCAGTAGCACAATAATATGATAGTTTTATAGCAGTGATAACAGTAGCAATAGCAACGGTAGCAATAACGGTAGccgttttatagtgattgtaacagcagCAACAGCGAATGTAACTTAACAAAGATCAATATGCGAAAGTGTacgcattggatcagtgatggataattatgttggatgacattcatcatgtaacagtcataacctagggcgacacataactagctccaattcatcaatgtaatatagacatgtatttcgtatatagtcatacgtgcttataataagaacttgcacaacattttttgtcctaccctcccatggcagcggggctCATAAGGAAAtataagggatattaaggcctccttttaataaagaaTCCGAACAAAgtattagcacatagtgaatacatgaactcctcgaaTTACGGTAATCACCGTAAAGAATCCtaattattgtcactttgggacATGCGGaccataacacgtaataggtgcatacaacttgcaagataggatcaagaacacaaatatattcgtGAAAATATAAAGGGTTCAGATATAaaatcatgacactcgggccctagtgacaagcattaagcatagcaaagtcatagaaacatcaatctcagaacatagtggatactagggatcaagccctaacaaaactaactcgattaaatgataaatctcatccaacaaTCACCATCTAGCAAGgtgatgagcatcatgaaattggtgatggaggatgatGGATGATGACGACGGGTGTCGAATCCCCCTCTTCGCAgtcccgaacggactccagattagccctcccgatgaagaacaggaggtggcggcagctccgtatcgtaaaacatgatgattcCTTCTCTCTAATATTTTTCTGGACGAATAGGTACTTATGGAGTTGGAGTTAGGGTTGCGGGAGCTGCCAGGGGCCCACAAGCATGCTAGGCGTGCCATAGGGGTGGGCTCGCCCCTGGGCTTGTAGCgccctggtggcccccctctggtatttctcttcaccagtattttttatatattctgagaatattctccataaattttcagctcaatccgagaacttttatttctgcacaaaaacaacaccatggcaattctgttaaAAACAGCAttagtccaggttagttccattcaaatcatgcaaattaaagtccaaaacaagagcaaaagtgtttggaataGTAGATACGTTTGGAACACATCAACTCCCTCAAGCTTAActcattgcttgtcctcaagcaattcagttgacaaactgaaagtgataaagaaaaatgTTTACAAACACTTTTTGTTCTTGTTGTTGTGAGCATGCCTAACTAATGTTCAAATTTTCAGCAAGGATTATGAACCAACCATGTTCAtgataacatttaggtctcacatttactcatacCAATGACACAaccaactagcgagcaataataagatatctcagaTGCCAACAATTTGTCAAAaaatcatgatataatatgataACATGGTATCTCGCtggccctttctaagaccgcaaaacataaatgcagagcacctttgaaGTTCAAGAAACGAcaaaacattgtaattcatggtaaaagagatccagtcatgtCACACTCAACATTAACTATACTCAATGGATAAGAATGACAAtagtgctctctaactggtgcttaAATGCGACGGTGATGACTCAAAAATATTCGTAAAATAACATAAacgtaaatggataggcccttcgcagagggaagcagagatttgcagaggtgccagaacTCAAAGCTTAAAACAGAGATGGATATAATTTTGGGAGGTATGCCTTTCCTATCAAGGTCACGATCGAGAGttctcaatatcttccatgctaaacacattagcAGCGGTTCCCAAGTACAAATGTAAAGTTTACTCCCCCTCAGCCAACAAACACAAGCCATGACTAGCCGAATCCTTGGGTTCCCTCCATACCAACAACTTTCTCGGGGAGTTTGTTTCATTATTTTGCGATTTGttcatgggactgggcatcccgaatACCAGCCCCTCTCGTGTAaggacaagtgaataaacacttaTCGTGAGAATAatccgcttagcatggaagatagtGACCACCCCTGTCGCTCCATGAGCGGTACGGGCACACAAAACAAATGCTTATTTGAATGTttggtggcacatgcaaatttacttggaacggcagggtAATACTACATATAGGTATATATAGTGGACTCGTCtggaacaactttgggtttaaggatttggatgcacaagcagtgttcccgcttagtacaggcgaatgctagcaaatagattgagaagcgaccaaccagaGAGCGAATACGGTCATAAGCATGCATTCAGAATAAGTAACATCGAATACGGGCGTGAGTAGGATATCAAACAcgatgaacataaatatcgtggaggctacgTTGGTTCTGaatcaactacatgcgtgaacatgtgccaagtcaagccactcgaatcattcagaGGGAGATACCATActatcatactacatcataaTCATTTTAATGCATGTTGACACTCAAGATAAATCATTTTCCACTCCTAGCTATTTAAGCATGAcgtgagcaactataatctctaattatCATCACAAACATGTTTACTCATAATAATCTGAATCAATAACGATGAGccaaacatatttacaaaaacaaaagcaagaggagttcataccagctttcctTCACCTCAGCCACTTCATCAAATCATCGTCATTATTgtctttcacttgcacaaccgaatgatatgaaaataataatagtgcaagtgtgtcgtggactaagttggaatctgcaaacattttattaaaggagaagacaaggtaatatggactctttgttagatcaaccataatgcatatgagagccactcaacaatttcatcgtggtcttctccttacgacaactcaaaacaaaaaaaaattcagagaaacacactgaaatgtTTTTGGTGTTTTTTTAAGAAAGCAAATTAACAAGGGAAGAAAACGAAAATGGGAATAACTacttacacgggaaagctcccaacaaataaaaaaagaatgagaaatcttttggggttttaTTTTCAATACTACAAACTACTAAACAAGAAAGAAAAACCGAAAAGAAATGAGAAATGTTTTTGGAttttcaaagtttttcaaacacacaagaagagaGCGGAAATAAAACTAACATGGAAATACAATGAAAAAGGATGAACACCAACAACTGGAATGAATGTGTGgcacatgaatgtaatgtcggtgagaaatacgcactccccaagcttaggcttttgtcctaagttggtctatggccctTGATAGCCTAGGTAATGCCCATAATCGTAGTTAGGGTTGTACTAAAGTGCAGCTGCCACAGCTTGGCGAGTTTCCTCGTTAAGGCGAGCGGTCTCCTTCGCTCCCTCGTAACTCCTTTGCATCCTCCTCAAGTATGTAATGTCTACGTTTTTCTTGCAAGTTGAAGAAGGCAGAAGCAGGCAAAGTAATATGGAATACACGACGCTTGTTAAAGATTAGTTGGTACCGAAATGATGGGTCATTCCTCTCAATAAACTGGTGATGCTCCATAGCCTCATAATGAAGGAAACTAGGTGATAGCAATATATCATTTTATCTGATGGGTACGCCAAGGTGAGCAGCTAAATAAGTGGCGTAAACTCCACCAAAGAAACCACCAACTGAGGCATTATTATGTAAACTATTGGGGagcacagtatttcaaaaaaattacctacgatcacgcaagatctatctaggagatgcatagcaatgagaggggagagtgttgatTTCTCCCTGACTATAACGCCAGAAAACTCCTGTCTGCTAGgactatgtcggtatttccccaaagaggaagggatgatgtacaCAGCGAAGGTAGGTATTTCCCCCaatgatgaaaccaaggttatcgaactagtagaagaaccaagcaacgcaacgtaaacaacacctgcacacaaataacaacacctcgcaacccgacgtgttaaaggggttgtcaatccctttcaggtaacgatgccagaaattGGTAGCAGATTAAAATAAAAGGTcgtaaataaaataaagtgcagcaaagtatttttgtacttttggtttaatagatctgaataaaaatgcaaaggaaaagtagatcgcaagcaaatatatgagaaagaagacctgttggccgtaggtttcactagtggcttctctagaaagatagcaaacggtgggtaaacaaattactattgggcaattgatagaacttcaaatactcatgacgatatccaggcaatgatcattacataggcatcacgtccaagattagtagaccgactcc encodes:
- the LOC125551332 gene encoding ankyrin-3-like; its protein translation is MGFLKAAFDGDLRLVKSGEGAGRGAEGRRLAEKLGAVRDGICIGLLHMAALGGSLPVCRYLVEDIRLDVDDVGPMGETPLTCAISRQNAYLVCYFLDHGADTEKLNSEGYTPLHFATNQGYVDIVELLLSKGANPDGLSHGGTALHVAANNGHDDIIVKVLLDHHADHKIALSGTDSTALVIATAACSLKCVKLLLEAGADVDGIGKDTPLIIAALAGSTDIIKCLVLAGADANDIDSYGHTPIEIAARSGMREHVKILFPVTSRIPKVRDWSVDGIIGNVKSVPSSKKTMLASAKSKAHEAFKNGKHLIAARIYGEAMELDPFNATLRSNSSLCWIRFGYGTQALKDAQACRMMRPGWAKGCHREGTALMLLKDYEKACGAFLDGLKLEPGNVEMEDGLRYPLCSCWLHFILTVITMDGQ